The DNA sequence TAGGCGGTGAAAAGTTTGATAAACAATAGCACGAACTCTCGTTCTTTTACCATCGATCATGCGAAAGTTTACCAATTTCTTGATCAATTCTTTTTGCTCACCATCAAAGTCACCCATATAGCTGAGAATTTCCGAGCAATTGGAAGCCGCTTTCGATGACGAGGCCGACAAATTGATATTACGCGTTCGTTACTGTCCATCTTTTGAAGCTCTGCTCACGAAAGAAAGGGAGACTTTGTAGGGGTGGGCGTTGGTCTTTCCAACGAACATGAAATGAGAAAACCAATAAAATGGAAGAGAAAGCCAAATTACAAACCTAATTAAGAAAGAGTACACCAACGGAAATATACTATACTACGGGGAACATTTCTGAATGGAATTCGTTCTCTTTCCATTCTATTAAACCCAGCTTTATCTAGGCTGTTTGCTTACGTAAGCCCCTGGATTTGGTTCTCTACAAATTGATTCGTTCTTGGGAGAGATAGGATTCGAACCTACGAAGAAGAATACCTTCAACAGATTTACACTCTGTCACTTTTAACCTCTCTATCACTCTCCCTGGGATACACCCTCCTCATTCTAGTCCACCGAGTGATACCACGAATAGTACCCTTTTCCTCCTCATTCTAGTCCTCGCTCTGCCCCGAATAGTAGGGGATTGGGTTTCAGAAGTACTTGACCAATCTTTCTAGCTCCATTGCGAAACCACGCCCAAAAGTCAGATGCGAACCAATACCAATCAATCACAAAAGCAGTGCTTGTTCTTGGAATAGCATACTCCGACTCGCATATCTAGCAAATGAACAAACTGTTATCCCCATCGCCAAGCATTTCTTTTCATGCATTGTTCGATTCCCACTGCTCCTTGGTCTGTGGCTAGTGCTTTTCTTTTCGCTAATCACCCAACTCTCAGGCCAGTCAGAAGGGCATTGATGGAACACAGACCGGTAAGCTCTTCGATTAATGCCGTCCGAACTATTGCTTGATAGGACTTCCTATTCTTAACCTGGGCCTGGGCGTGGTACTATTCCTTCCTTCCTTCAAGATTGGACCCTGCGGTGCGGATATCTCTACTATGGCTACTATGGCAGAGAACCGCGTATAGAAAGAAGAAGAACAAGCTAGGTCAAGATGTATTTGATTTGGATAGAATAGAAAGCGAATTCCCTGGCCATTAAGCGAATATCTCCCTTACCATTAAGCTAATATCTCTCTTACCATTAAGCATAGCTCCATGCTCTTCAAGTCATGTATCACTCCTTTCTTCTTCCCAGCTAGCTCTCTTCCTCCAACGAGTTATCTTCCTAACCTGCTTTCTATCTGAGGGTTGTTTCTACACACTGATCCGCGTATCCGACCTGGCCCTGCGGGGCTAGGGATTGCTTTTCCTACCTGGTTCCTAACCACCTTATCCTTGATTGACGCGTTGCCAATGAGAAAGAAAGGACAAGATTCCAGCTTCTTTGCCAATGCGAATATCAACAACCAGATCTTTGAGAATCTCAAGCAGCAGATTTCTTTATTCCTCTATTCTCCGTTCCTGATACCCATTAAGGGCATCACTCACTGAAAAGAGAAGAAAGGACCATGCATGCTTACCTCCCTCTATTATCAGGACAGGATAAGAGCAACCCTACCTATTGTATATTAGAAGAGCATGCCTGCCTACCTATTGTATATTCGTCCTCGGCTCTACCAGTGATCTTTGCTACCTATTCTTTTCTCTTAATAGAGAATGTGATAGATAGGCGAGGAAATGGTGGTTGTCTCCTAAATTAATCGTATAAAACACACAAGGGAAACTCATCTGCTTGTAAATTGAGTTGTGTAAAATATCTGCTTGTAAATTCATTGTGTAAAATAACTCGTAAATTCATTGTGCCAGAATTGATCACTGATCAGGTGTGATCAGTCTCATCCGTCTAAGAGACTGATCCGGTGCGATGAGTCTATTCCGTGTAATATTTTGGAATTCCTCTTCCAACTCGTCCCGGAATGGGCGTTATGGCAAAGAACAAGAAGAAAAAGAAAGAAGAAATTTGTCCAATAGTAACAAATGGTGCCTCCACAGGTTGACATCCGATCCAACCTAGTAGTAAGCAATCCGCCAAAAGCAACCAAAATATTCCTTGGTGAATCGGTCGAAAACTTGAACTACGCACATACATTTCTTTAAAAAAAGGTAAAGCCAAGAGAGATATAAAAACTGGTGCTATTGCGGCTACACCTCCCGCTTTGTCAGGTATACTGCGAAGAATGGCATGGATCGGTAGGAAATACCATTCCGGCACAATATGAGGCGGGGTGGGCATCGGATTAGCAGGTATATAATTGTCGGGATGCCCCAAAACATTTGGAGCAAAAAAAATCCAAATGGAAAAAAAGATAGCAGAAGCTACCCGACCTACAAGATCCTTTACATAAAAATAAGGGTAAGAAGCAATTTTATCCATCTCAGAATGTACACCCAATGGATTATTTGATCCATATTGATGCAATGCAGCCAGATGAAGAAGACTGGCGCCTGCTAAAATAAGGGGGAGTAAATGATGGAGACTAAAAAAACGATTTAAGGTGGCATTGTCCACGGAGAAACCACCCCAAAGCCAAGTCACTATGGTATCTCCTACTACTGGTATGGCGCTAGCTAAGCTTGTAATTACTGTTGCTCCCCAAAAGCTCATCTGACCCCAAGGTGGTACGTATCCTATAAAAGCTGTCACAATCATTAATAGGA is a window from the Sorghum bicolor mitochondrion, complete genome genome containing:
- the cob-1 gene encoding apocytochrome b, producing MTIRNQRFSLLKQPIYSTLNQHLIDYPTPSNLSYWWGFGSLAGICLVIQIVTGVFLAMHYTPHVDLAFNSVEHIMRDVEGGWLLRYMHANGASMFLIVVHLHIFRGLYHASYSSPREFVWCLGVVIFLLMIVTAFIGYVPPWGQMSFWGATVITSLASAIPVVGDTIVTWLWGGFSVDNATLNRFFSLHHLLPLILAGASLLHLAALHQYGSNNPLGVHSEMDKIASYPYFYVKDLVGRVASAIFFSIWIFFAPNVLGHPDNYIPANPMPTPPHIVPEWYFLPIHAILRSIPDKAGGVAAIAPVFISLLALPFFKEMYVRSSSFRPIHQGIFWLLLADCLLLGWIGCQPVEAPFVTIGQISSFFFFLFFAITPIPGRVGRGIPKYYTE